The genomic region AACATAAAAAATATGAAATCAGCGTTTATGAATAGGTCAAATATGTCGTGAAAATTTTTTACGAATCAATAGGATTCATCAATTCCGATGAGTTATATATCAATACCCAAACTGAAAAATAATCCGATACCACACTCAATCTAATTTAATTGGCAACCTCATTGATTCGATTTGCCCATCCAATTGCTTGTATCTCGATATCTGCCAAGTCACTCAAACTTAGAAAATCAAGTTCAGCCAATATTAATTGAATCGCAGTAACATCCCCTTTCTCATTAGCTTCTATTAACTTCAGTTCTTGACCTAAACGCCCTTCTCGGTTTAATAGCGCTTGACTCATATCATCCGGGATTTCCAGCTTATCGACAATTTTCTGCATCTCAATACCCAGTAGTACATTGAGCAGAGATAATATTCCTACCATAAAAGCTCTTTCTTGATGATTCTTATCATGGGGTCGTTCCGCTGTTGCAATTAATTCCATTAATTTGCCCCGTGCAGCCGCTGTCTGCATTAATGCATTGGACATATTTTCATTAGACTGATCAGCCGTATAGAGCAATAATTGCACCCATCTTTGCAACTGCTTTCGCCCCATTATCATAATCGCATGCTTGATCGAATTGATTTTTTGTGGCAATCCACTTGCTACAGAATTCACCATTCGCATCAAGTTGTAACTCAGTCCAGGTTGATGCTTAAATTCCTTCTCTATTTCTTCAATATCGTTATCCCCCATCACAAGTGTCAGCAATTTTAATAGCGACAACTTTCCAGGATCTGCCCGTTTTACTGATAACACTTCAGGTTTTGCAAAATAAAATCCCTGAAACATCTGGAATCCAAGTTTCATACAATTACTTTCCTGTTCGCGAGTCTCCACTTTTAACGCCAAAAGCAATACTGGCCAACGATTTAATTCAATTACTAATTTAGAAAGCTCATTTGTCTCCAGTTCAAGCACATTCACCTTAACCACACTGACCAATGGTAGCAATTGCTTGACTTTCTCATTTATGGCAACCACATTATCCAGTGCAAATTGATATCCTTTTTGCTTTAACTCGCTACATCGTTGCATAAAATCGGCTGTCAAAGCCGTTGTCTCTTTTATTTCGAGTATCACATGTTTACTGGGTAGCAAACTAATGATATCGCTCATCACTAATCCTGGATCCGCATTGATAAAGCCTCGTTGTTTACCCAACACATTCTGAATACCCAACTGACAATATGCATTGATGATGACATTTGCGGATGCGGATAAGTCGTTACTAATACTGATCTCCTCATCAGCTTCCTCTTGCCTAAACAGCAATTCAAAGGCCACTAAATTTTGATTGCGATCGAGAATGGGCTGCCGTCCAAGAAAGAAACCTTCCATTCACTCCCCCACACTAATCAAGCAATATAAAGAAACTTCAAGTACACCGATTCTGTTTATTTCTCTAGCTTTCTTCATATTTTTACAAATATATTTTCCTGAAATTCATATAATGGAAAAGATGGTTCTTCATCCCGCTCTTGCTCCAAACTAAGCCAAAGCAGGAATTGCTCTGTTTTTTCCTGTTCGCTTTGCTTGATAAAGCGCTCTATCGGCACGGCTTATAACTGAATTCTGATGCTCTCCAAATGAGCGTAATGCAACACCGGCACTAAAAGTTATTGGTATTGATTCGTTATCGATTTGCAAAGAAAAATTTCTTTCCAAGTTATTTTGTAGCCTCTGAATGATAGTTAATGCATCTTCTAGCTCAACCTCGGGCAATAAAATTACAAATTCCTCTCCACCAAAACGCGCCACTATATCGGAAGGCCGTAGTGTCTCCTTGGCAACCGTAACTAAGTTAATGAGTACGCTATCCCCATATTGATGACCAAAATTGTCATTAATTTTCTTAAAATTATCCAGATCAATTAGAACTACCCCCAATGACTGGGCATTTCTATCGGCTCGCGCTGCTTCACGCTTAAAAATATCATCAAGACCACGACGATTGAATGCACCCGTCATTTGATCTGTCTGTACAAGTCCCCGCAGCTGTTCCAACTCATCCTTTAATAATTCAATCTTCTGCTCTGCTCGTTTCACTTGCTCCTGAGCGGCAAAAACCTCATCACTAAATTTCAACCCTCGCGTCTCGGATAACACGACATCCAGAATTCGAATGATCTCATCAGCATTATGTGTTTTACGAATTTGTTCAGCATAATGTTCTACCTGCTTATAATAATCTTCAGAATCAATCATAGATTTCTGCTCACTTCTAATAGCATTAGTCGATTTAACCAATCTTAATATTCTTTTTTGTTTATGATTAATAGCTTCTTGCATTGCTATCCTCCTCAATTGACGACATTAGATGCGGAACAAAACCAGCGGGAGATAATTCGTTGGATTGCGAAGGAGAACCCGTCCTGGTATATACTGCCATGCCAGTAAATTAACAGAATAGGGTTAGAACAGATGTAAAGAATAAAAAGGGAAATCGGGTGTTATTTACCGATAAGAGCGGCTTCTATACTGACTCAATGGTTCATCTGAAAAAGCATCGATCCATAGTTATAAGGATAAGTTACGTGAGAAACTGTGTGAGTAATACCCTAAATGAAAAACTCTATCAATCGTCCATCTCGCCATCGACATTAGGCAAAATCCAAAATAATTATTTTTCTTTGATACAATGCTCCACCATTGCTTGCTTGTAATCAATCCGACCAAATGAAACATCTTTTAATTGACCCTTGCGGTCAAACAAAATACACGAAGGTGTTCCTTGCAGTGCAAAGTTCTCGAAAGTTTCAGCCTTCATCGATTTCTGTTCCAGATAATGCCTAACTTGATGCAGCACTAATTTTCTCTGCTCGTTACTTAAGTTCTCAAAATCCGGAAGAAATTCACCAGCATACCGTAACACGCGTTTATCAGTAACCGGCTCAGTTTCCGCCACAACGCGATCCATGCCCACTGCAAAAGGAATTTTCCATGGCAACTTACCTTCGGATAATATGCCATATTGATTCAGCGCCTTGAGTGTTTCACCGATCACTTCACCGGTGGTAATTAATTTTTGCAAATTCTCGAGCGTATTTTTGTCATAATCCTCAAATGCGGTGGCCAAACCGATGACAACCAATCCATGTTGATGATAACGTTCATGCAGATCGATAGCTTTAGGTAATGAATAAATAAAACAGCCCGGACAATTCACCTGAAAAACCTCAATCAACACCACCGAACCCACTAGATTATTTAACACAATCGGTCCTCCCTGCACCCAAGCAGCAACCGAAATATCAGAAAGCGAATGATTATTCATGGTTAAAATAGTTAAAATAAATAAATAGAAACTCTGGCATATTACAGAAGCTGGACACTGTCATGCATTATTTTTGATAAAAACTAATTCGAATTCGCTAGAAATGCGTTACTGGTTAATGAAATCCGATCCGGATGAGTTCAATATTGACGACTTTGCAGCATTACCCAAGCAGACTGTAGCCTGGGAAGGCGTGCGCAATTATCAATCACGCAATTTTATGCGCAATCAAATGAATATCGGTGATCAAGCTTTTTTCTATCATTCCTGCTGCAAAGATCCCGGGATTATGGGTATTGCAACTGTTAGCAGACCCGCATATCCGGATGTCTCGCAATTCGATTCCAGCAGCAAATATTTTGACCTCAAGGCATCATTGAGTAACCCGCGTTGGTTTAATGTTGAGCTTACCCTAACAAGAAGAATCCGTCTGATCTCGATCAAAGAGCTCAGGCAGCATGAGGAGTTGCGTCGTATGCGGGTACTGCAAACCGGTAACCGCTTATCGATCACCCCGATTGATCCGGCCGAATGGCAATTTATCCTGAACCTGCTATGATCTTATTGGATCCTTTCTAAAGAAACCAAATATGGAATGGTGGCTGATTTACCTTCTGACCGGAGCATTTGTAGGTTTCTTCGCCGGTTTGCTCGGCATCGGTGGCGGACTGATCCTGGTGCCCGTGCTGATCACCGTATTTACAGCTCAGAACTTTCCCGTCGATCGCATCATGCATATGGCGCTCGGTACCACGATGGCCACCATCATTTTCACATCAATCACCAGTTTGCGCACTCACCATCAGCATGACGCAGTAAATTGGCAAATTGTAAGAAATATTACTCCCGGTATTTTTCTCGGTACTTTCGGCGGCGCCACCCTGGCGGGATCGATGACGGGTCAGCTACTGAGCTCTATTTTTGTCATTTTTATTTTTTATGCCGCCACGCAGATGCTGCTGCAATTTCGCCCCAGCCCGATGTTTCAGTTACCTGGAAGAATCGGCTTGTTACTCGCCGGCGGAGTTATTGGCGCACTTTCCAGTCTGGTTGCTATTGGTGGCGGGTTATTGTCAACACCATTTCTTACTTTGTGCAAAATCAAACTTCAACACGCTATTGGCACAGCAGCCGCCATCGGTTTTCCCATCGCGCTGGCCGGAACCATCGGATATGTCGTAAATGGATTGATTCAACCGGATCCACTTCCTGCCAACAGTTTAGGTTATGTTCATTTACCCGCATTAATTTGGTTGGTATCCGCCAGCATGTTGACAGCACCTCTCGGTGCAAGACTTACGCATTCGATCCAAACCGCCATTCTAAGAACAATCTTTGTTGTATTGCTTTATAGTTTAGGTATCAGGATGTTAATCAACTTAATTTAAATTAAAGGGGGAGATGTTGATTTATCTTATTGCAGTATTTCAACTGTAAGATTCCAACCCTTTTCCATCCCTGCCCCACCTAAGAAAACATACACTTAATCTCTGAGAATTCAGTTCTCCGCTTCTTAACGGCAGAACTGATGCAGTTGTGCAGTTAATAATTTCGTAGCTTGCAGTGAAGTACTTTACTCCGCAGCTTTAGCCATTTTGATCGCTCGCATCACCATGTCGCGCGCTTCGGCCGCATCACCCCAGCGACCGACACGCACCCATTTTTCCGGCTCAAGATCTTTATAATGCGTAAAAAAATGCTCTATCTGCTGAAATACGATATCAGGAAGATCCTTTCGCTCGGATACATGTGCGTAATAAGGGAAGGTCTTGGTATCCGGCACACAAATAAGCTTCTCATCACCGCCATGCTCATCTTCGAGATGAAGCAGTGCAATCGGTCTTGCGCGCACTACGCATCCGGCCAGGAATGGCGAACGGGCAATAACAAGCGCATCAAACGGATCGCCGTCATCACATAAAGTATGAGGAATAAAACCATAATTAGCCGGATATCGCATCGGTGTATGTAAAATGCGGTCTACGAATAATGCTCCGGATTGTTTATCAAACTCATATTTAACGGGTTCACCGCCTGTGGGCACTTCTATGATGACATTGACATTGTTGGGTACATTGGCGCCTACAGGGATTGCTCTAATATCCATGAAACATGCCTTTCTCGCTTTTGGGGATTAGGAAGAAACAAATACTGCGACTACGCGGATCATTACTTTTGTAATTTTAGTGTACTGAAGGCTGGAACGACTGTCAAACATTCGTCCTTGGCATTCGAAGAACAAATAAAATAGAACGACTAAATGAATCACCGCTTCCGCAAACGACCCTCAAGTGCAAGTCAAATGAACAACCTCGCTCCCCTCAGGAACGAGGAATAAAACCGGTATCGATTAAACCAAATATTCCGCTCACAAATATTTTGTTACGAGCAAATTGAGTGGACTTAACCAATACCATTGAGCAAGCTTAGCTGGCTCTGATTTTACATATTTTTGCTTACATTACTCACAGACGTGGTGTTATGACGCCATTTTCATCGGACAAGATAATTTCTACGCGCCGATTCAGTTGACGATGTTCGGCAGTATCATTTCCGGTAATCGGCAAGGTTTCACCATAACCGCGTGAAGCGACACGATCATTACTAATACCGCTATTCAGTAAAGCCATCTTCACAGCATTGGCACGTCGCTCGGAAAGTTCCTGATTATAATGGTGACTACCCGTATTATCGGTATGCCCTTCAATTAATACCTTATGCTGAGTATACTGTCTGAGAAAATCTGCCAGTTTTTGCACAGTCCGAACACCATTCGCTTCGAGCTGTGCCATATTGGTACGGAACAATACATCGTTCAATGTAATCACCAAACCGCGTTCTGTTTTCTTGGCGTTTAACTCCTCCAATTCTTTCTGTTGCTGAGCAATCAGTAATTGATCAAATGCCACCTGTTGTTTGGATTCTTCAGCCTCAGCTGTTCTTGCTTCAAGCAGAATTCGATCACGTTCGACATCGGCATTTGCCACCACTGACTCAGCGATTTTCGCTTTGGCAGTTTCTTGCGCGATGGCAACTTGTTGTTTTGCCATGTAGGCTAGATGATTAACTTTAGCATCGTTTTCTCCTTTGTTTAGCGCAACGTCTGCTTTATCCAGAATATTACCGGCTTCTTTTAATTCCAACGCTGCCATATTGGTAACTTGCGGATTTGCTAGTGCACTGTTGTAATGGGTATGCGCTTGCGCAAGAGAAGGGTTGTGCGGAGTCGAGCCGCAACCGGAAACAGTATAAATAGCGATAACAATCAGAATAGTAGAGAAATACCAACTTTTTTGCATAATAAACTCCAGTGAAGATTACTGAACTTGACGATCAATTTCTTGACGTAGTGTATGGCTCGCTTCCTGTAGCGCATCTGCCGCTTTCTGTGCTTTAGCAGTGCGCGCCATGGCTCCAGCAAGTTGGGCATCCATCTGCGCTTGTTCTGCCAGTTGGCGGGCAAGCACATAGTCTTTCTCTCCCATCGCGCGTTCGGCAGCTTCCATCTTTTCCATCGCGGACTTAAATTCCACTGGCGCGAATTCACTACCGCCCGCGCTGAGTGCATTATTTACTGCGGTTCTGGAAGTGGCTATCTGCTCGGTAGGTGCCGGAATGCTTTCACAACCAACCATAAAGATGGCACAAATTACTGTGATATTGAATATGCGAATCATGGGGTACGAATTTAGGGAATAAAAATTCTTCATCATTTTTTGATCCATTGGTAAACCTCCTAAAACAATGGTGGCAATAATTACTTGGCTTTTTGTAATTATTGGAAATTTATTGATATCAAAATCCAGACAAGTCTATTTTAGAAATAACCTTTTTAAGACCATCGCTGATAATTAGATGCTTTCTAATGGAAAAAAACAGTACGCTAGCGCACACATCAGTTCAGACGCCGAGATGCAAACCTGTCTAGTAAGAAACTTGGATAAGCTATCTCAATCTGACAGCAGCAAAGAAAGACTCAATTGGGAGCGGTGTTCTGGAATGCTGTCAATTCTCGACAGGATACTCA from Nitrosomonas ureae harbors:
- a CDS encoding EVE domain-containing protein; amino-acid sequence: MRYWLMKSDPDEFNIDDFAALPKQTVAWEGVRNYQSRNFMRNQMNIGDQAFFYHSCCKDPGIMGIATVSRPAYPDVSQFDSSSKYFDLKASLSNPRWFNVELTLTRRIRLISIKELRQHEELRRMRVLQTGNRLSITPIDPAEWQFILNLL
- a CDS encoding EAL and HDOD domain-containing protein, whose translation is MEGFFLGRQPILDRNQNLVAFELLFRQEEADEEISISNDLSASANVIINAYCQLGIQNVLGKQRGFINADPGLVMSDIISLLPSKHVILEIKETTALTADFMQRCSELKQKGYQFALDNVVAINEKVKQLLPLVSVVKVNVLELETNELSKLVIELNRWPVLLLALKVETREQESNCMKLGFQMFQGFYFAKPEVLSVKRADPGKLSLLKLLTLVMGDNDIEEIEKEFKHQPGLSYNLMRMVNSVASGLPQKINSIKHAIMIMGRKQLQRWVQLLLYTADQSNENMSNALMQTAAARGKLMELIATAERPHDKNHQERAFMVGILSLLNVLLGIEMQKIVDKLEIPDDMSQALLNREGRLGQELKLIEANEKGDVTAIQLILAELDFLSLSDLADIEIQAIGWANRINEVAN
- a CDS encoding sulfite exporter TauE/SafE family protein, with the protein product MEWWLIYLLTGAFVGFFAGLLGIGGGLILVPVLITVFTAQNFPVDRIMHMALGTTMATIIFTSITSLRTHHQHDAVNWQIVRNITPGIFLGTFGGATLAGSMTGQLLSSIFVIFIFYAATQMLLQFRPSPMFQLPGRIGLLLAGGVIGALSSLVAIGGGLLSTPFLTLCKIKLQHAIGTAAAIGFPIALAGTIGYVVNGLIQPDPLPANSLGYVHLPALIWLVSASMLTAPLGARLTHSIQTAILRTIFVVLLYSLGIRMLINLI
- a CDS encoding thiol-disulfide isomerase produces the protein MNNHSLSDISVAAWVQGGPIVLNNLVGSVVLIEVFQVNCPGCFIYSLPKAIDLHERYHQHGLVVIGLATAFEDYDKNTLENLQKLITTGEVIGETLKALNQYGILSEGKLPWKIPFAVGMDRVVAETEPVTDKRVLRYAGEFLPDFENLSNEQRKLVLHQVRHYLEQKSMKAETFENFALQGTPSCILFDRKGQLKDVSFGRIDYKQAMVEHCIKEK
- a CDS encoding GGDEF domain-containing protein — encoded protein: MQEAINHKQKRILRLVKSTNAIRSEQKSMIDSEDYYKQVEHYAEQIRKTHNADEIIRILDVVLSETRGLKFSDEVFAAQEQVKRAEQKIELLKDELEQLRGLVQTDQMTGAFNRRGLDDIFKREAARADRNAQSLGVVLIDLDNFKKINDNFGHQYGDSVLINLVTVAKETLRPSDIVARFGGEEFVILLPEVELEDALTIIQRLQNNLERNFSLQIDNESIPITFSAGVALRSFGEHQNSVISRADRALYQAKRTGKNRAIPALA
- the ppa gene encoding inorganic diphosphatase: MDIRAIPVGANVPNNVNVIIEVPTGGEPVKYEFDKQSGALFVDRILHTPMRYPANYGFIPHTLCDDGDPFDALVIARSPFLAGCVVRARPIALLHLEDEHGGDEKLICVPDTKTFPYYAHVSERKDLPDIVFQQIEHFFTHYKDLEPEKWVRVGRWGDAAEARDMVMRAIKMAKAAE
- a CDS encoding DUF4398 domain-containing protein; protein product: MDQKMMKNFYSLNSYPMIRIFNITVICAIFMVGCESIPAPTEQIATSRTAVNNALSAGGSEFAPVEFKSAMEKMEAAERAMGEKDYVLARQLAEQAQMDAQLAGAMARTAKAQKAADALQEASHTLRQEIDRQVQ
- a CDS encoding OmpA family protein, with protein sequence MQKSWYFSTILIVIAIYTVSGCGSTPHNPSLAQAHTHYNSALANPQVTNMAALELKEAGNILDKADVALNKGENDAKVNHLAYMAKQQVAIAQETAKAKIAESVVANADVERDRILLEARTAEAEESKQQVAFDQLLIAQQQKELEELNAKKTERGLVITLNDVLFRTNMAQLEANGVRTVQKLADFLRQYTQHKVLIEGHTDNTGSHHYNQELSERRANAVKMALLNSGISNDRVASRGYGETLPITGNDTAEHRQLNRRVEIILSDENGVITPRL